In the genome of Candidatus Moraniibacteriota bacterium, one region contains:
- a CDS encoding type II secretion system protein, whose product MKNTKAFTLIEILLVVAAIAILAGIVILAINPTKQLGDTRNAQRHADVTTILNAVYQYALDNNGTLPTIPSSSTCDNTASHQICKAGSTGTCSTGVDISVITDNQKYVTSIPIDPSVSSADGTGYYIVRSSNNRVTVCAPNAEQGVAISVTR is encoded by the coding sequence ATGAAAAACACAAAGGCGTTTACGCTTATAGAGATCTTGCTGGTTGTTGCGGCGATTGCTATTCTTGCTGGCATTGTTATTCTCGCAATAAATCCGACCAAGCAGCTCGGCGATACTCGGAATGCCCAGCGTCATGCTGATGTGACGACGATTCTCAATGCTGTCTATCAGTATGCGCTTGATAATAATGGTACTTTGCCGACGATTCCTTCGAGTTCGACCTGTGACAACACCGCTTCCCACCAGATTTGCAAAGCAGGTTCTACAGGGACATGTTCGACCGGCGTTGATATTTCTGTCATTACGGACAACCAGAAATATGTGACGAGCATACCGATTGATCCGTCGGTTTCTTCGGCGGACGGAACAGGATACTATATTGTTCGAAGTTCGAACAATCGGGTGACGGTCTGTGCGCCGAATGCCGAACAGGGGGTTGCGATTAGTGTGACTCGGTAG
- a CDS encoding type II secretion system protein, with translation MRDIRRGCIQNERQRGFTLLEILLVVAAIGILAGIVILAINPTKQLGDTRNAQRRSDVNTILNAVYQYAIDNNGTLPASITTTATPVCKTGGTCTSLIDLSALTTNEKYLVSLPYDPIGSTTNSTGYNISKSANGRVTVSAPSAEQSVTISVTR, from the coding sequence ATGCGTGACATTCGAAGAGGGTGTATTCAAAATGAGAGGCAGCGAGGATTTACCTTGCTTGAAATACTTTTGGTTGTAGCGGCAATCGGCATTCTTGCCGGCATCGTTATTCTCGCAATAAATCCGACCAAGCAGCTCGGGGACACTCGGAATGCCCAGCGCCGTTCCGATGTGAATACGATTCTGAATGCGGTTTATCAATATGCCATCGACAACAATGGCACTCTGCCAGCATCTATCACTACCACCGCAACGCCTGTTTGCAAGACGGGCGGAACCTGTACAAGTCTTATCGATTTGAGCGCGCTTACGACGAATGAGAAATACCTCGTTTCTCTGCCATACGATCCGATCGGTTCGACGACGAATAGCACCGGGTACAATATTAGCAAGTCTGCGAATGGGCGAGTGACAGTTTCAGCTCCAAGTGCCGAACAGAGCGTGACGATCAGTGTCACGAGATGA
- a CDS encoding YvcK family protein — MQTKRIVTIGGGTGSFTLLQGLKRHPFRLSAIVSMADDGGSTGVLRDELGVLPPGDVRQCLVALSQSSDKMRELMNYRFEDGGLKGHSFGNLFLSALEKMEGNFSEGVQRAMEILNVCGEVIPVTDDDAHLEMKLSDGTILRGENEINHAETLQESGIEKFSFAKPVRASTLALKRIGEADAIVIGPGNFYCSLLPNMLIKSCARAIRDASARVIFVANLTNKRGHTSGWNIGDFVRELEKYIGHGRVDFVVWNARKPSGELIRKYEEQEGEGMLVDFDREGDDSRTYRVLRADIVSDRAPVAQGSDAIATTRSFIRHDPDRLAQAIAFLVHFDSKKRVIHDIV, encoded by the coding sequence ATGCAGACCAAACGGATTGTGACAATTGGCGGGGGGACGGGGAGTTTTACGTTGCTGCAGGGATTGAAGCGGCACCCGTTTCGGCTTTCGGCAATTGTTTCCATGGCGGACGACGGCGGATCGACCGGGGTGCTTCGTGATGAGCTTGGGGTATTGCCGCCGGGCGATGTGCGGCAGTGTCTCGTGGCGCTTTCGCAGTCGTCGGACAAGATGCGCGAACTCATGAACTATCGTTTCGAAGACGGGGGACTCAAGGGGCATAGTTTCGGCAACTTGTTCTTGTCGGCACTCGAGAAGATGGAGGGGAATTTTTCAGAAGGCGTCCAGCGGGCAATGGAAATACTGAATGTGTGCGGTGAAGTGATTCCCGTCACCGATGACGATGCACATCTCGAGATGAAACTTTCCGATGGAACGATATTGCGAGGAGAAAATGAGATTAATCATGCGGAGACATTGCAGGAGTCCGGCATTGAAAAGTTCTCTTTTGCAAAGCCGGTTCGGGCGAGCACTCTTGCTTTGAAACGAATTGGCGAGGCGGATGCGATTGTGATCGGACCGGGGAATTTTTACTGCAGCCTCTTGCCCAATATGCTCATCAAGAGCTGCGCAAGAGCGATACGCGATGCGTCGGCGCGGGTGATATTTGTCGCCAACCTGACGAATAAGCGCGGGCATACGAGCGGCTGGAATATCGGGGACTTTGTGCGGGAACTGGAGAAGTATATCGGGCATGGCCGTGTGGATTTCGTTGTCTGGAATGCGCGGAAGCCCAGCGGAGAACTCATTCGGAAATATGAAGAGCAGGAAGGAGAAGGCATGCTGGTTGACTTTGATCGGGAAGGAGATGATTCTCGCACGTACCGCGTGCTCCGCGCCGATATCGTGTCGGATCGCGCGCCGGTTGCGCAGGGAAGCGACGCAATCGCGACGACACGCTCGTTTATTCGCCACGATCCGGATCGTCTGGCGCAGGCAATTGCTTTCTTGGTCCATTTTGATTCAAAGAAGCGCGTTATTCACGATATCGTATGA
- the uvrA gene encoding excinuclease ABC subunit UvrA, with translation MPKKAKVEAHLPQEWITVKGARTHNLKNITVSIPRGKMTAFTGLSGSGKSSLAFDTIFAEGQRRYVESLSAYARQFLNQMQKPDVDEIEGLSPAISIDQKSRSSNPRSTVATITEIYDYLRVLYARIGRPHCLLCGREISKLSTDEMIGFISERAAASSTKESLRILAPVVRGRKGEYYQLLYDALGKGFSEARIDGEMKSLRERVVLSKHKAHTIDLLVDTIPVSELSSTMWSEDAAMRLREAVERSLEESEGLVKVVIGEDEKLLSSKYSCPYDGFSYPEVEPRLFSFNSPYGACPECNGLGTKHFFGSDPCPVCHGSRLREEALQVKVCGKNIVEFSGMVIGEAKAFLDTAALDDRERAIAAVVLREIGSRLKFLLDVGLEYLSLDRRANTLSGGESQRIRLASQLGSRLVGALYVLDEPTIGLHPRDNDRLIKTLVELRNLGNTIIVVEHDEDTIFASDYIVDIGPKAGVHGGEVVVSGFLEELLTAKKNESKSLTLSYLRGESIIPVPERRRTKEKGAVKIRGGRAFNIKNMDADIPLGRIVAITGVSGSGKSSFLYEILYQNLRARLDRRYRSPKTVNCASFTGTEYLSRAVLIDQSPIGRTPRSNPATYTGMWTHIRDMFALTPEARLRGWRSGRFSFNVKGGRCETCEGNGQIAVEMHFLPTVYVPCDVCGGKRFTKETLEVTYKHKSIYDVLRMTVEEAREFFKDIPAIADRLQTLLDVGLGYLELGQSATTLSGGEAQRIKIASELYRPNLQRTMYLLDEPTVGLHYEDVRKLIEILDRLVEKGNTVVTIEHNMDILKSADYILDIGPEGGAGGGCLVGKGTPEQVANNPKSHTGIYLKRVLKHAR, from the coding sequence ATGCCGAAAAAGGCGAAAGTCGAGGCGCATTTGCCGCAGGAGTGGATTACGGTGAAGGGGGCGCGGACGCACAATTTGAAAAATATCACCGTGTCGATTCCGCGAGGAAAGATGACGGCATTTACCGGACTCTCGGGGTCGGGGAAGTCTTCGCTCGCCTTCGATACGATATTCGCCGAGGGGCAGCGGCGGTATGTCGAGTCGCTCTCGGCATATGCGCGGCAGTTCTTGAACCAAATGCAGAAGCCGGATGTCGACGAAATCGAAGGGCTCTCGCCGGCGATTTCGATCGATCAGAAATCGCGCTCATCCAATCCGAGATCGACTGTGGCGACGATTACCGAAATCTATGACTACTTGCGCGTGCTCTACGCGCGCATCGGGCGGCCGCATTGTCTTCTCTGCGGGCGGGAAATCTCCAAACTTTCGACGGACGAAATGATCGGATTCATTTCGGAGCGAGCGGCGGCATCGAGTACGAAGGAATCGCTTCGTATTCTGGCGCCGGTGGTGCGCGGGCGGAAGGGTGAATACTATCAGCTTCTCTATGATGCGCTTGGCAAAGGGTTTTCAGAAGCTCGAATTGATGGCGAGATGAAGAGTCTGCGCGAGCGCGTCGTGCTCTCAAAACACAAGGCGCATACTATTGACCTCTTGGTCGATACAATACCTGTGTCGGAACTCTCGAGTACGATGTGGAGCGAGGATGCGGCGATGCGTCTCCGTGAGGCGGTGGAACGATCGCTTGAGGAATCGGAAGGACTCGTCAAAGTCGTGATCGGCGAAGATGAGAAACTTCTGTCGTCGAAATACTCCTGCCCCTACGACGGGTTTTCATATCCGGAGGTTGAGCCGCGATTGTTTTCGTTCAATTCTCCCTATGGCGCGTGTCCGGAATGCAACGGACTGGGTACGAAGCATTTCTTCGGAAGCGATCCGTGCCCGGTGTGTCATGGGAGCCGCTTGCGCGAAGAGGCGCTTCAGGTAAAGGTATGCGGCAAGAACATCGTGGAATTCTCCGGCATGGTGATCGGCGAAGCGAAGGCGTTTCTCGATACGGCGGCGCTTGATGATCGCGAACGAGCTATTGCGGCGGTGGTTCTCCGGGAAATCGGCAGCCGCTTGAAGTTTCTTCTCGATGTCGGACTTGAGTATCTCTCGCTTGATCGCCGCGCCAATACGCTCTCGGGCGGCGAGTCGCAGCGCATTCGTCTGGCGTCGCAGCTGGGAAGTCGGTTGGTGGGCGCGCTTTATGTATTGGATGAGCCGACGATCGGTCTGCACCCGCGCGACAATGATCGTCTCATCAAGACACTCGTTGAGTTGCGCAATCTCGGCAATACGATTATCGTCGTTGAGCATGATGAAGATACGATTTTCGCTTCCGACTATATTGTCGATATCGGACCCAAAGCCGGCGTGCATGGCGGCGAAGTGGTGGTATCCGGATTTCTCGAAGAATTGCTGACGGCGAAGAAAAACGAATCGAAGTCGCTCACGCTTTCGTATCTCCGTGGCGAGTCGATTATTCCGGTGCCGGAGCGGCGGCGTACGAAAGAGAAGGGTGCGGTAAAGATTCGTGGTGGCAGGGCATTCAATATCAAGAATATGGATGCGGATATTCCGCTCGGGCGCATCGTGGCGATTACTGGCGTGTCCGGATCTGGCAAGTCATCATTTCTCTATGAGATTCTCTATCAAAATCTTCGTGCGCGACTTGATCGGCGATATCGGAGTCCGAAGACGGTAAATTGCGCTTCATTCACGGGGACGGAATATCTCTCTCGCGCCGTGCTGATTGACCAGTCGCCAATCGGGCGGACACCGCGCTCCAACCCGGCGACCTATACCGGCATGTGGACGCATATTCGCGATATGTTTGCGTTGACTCCGGAAGCGCGCTTGCGCGGGTGGCGATCGGGGCGGTTCTCATTCAATGTGAAGGGCGGGCGATGTGAGACGTGTGAAGGAAACGGACAGATTGCGGTCGAGATGCACTTCTTGCCGACCGTGTACGTGCCGTGCGATGTCTGTGGCGGGAAACGCTTTACCAAGGAAACGCTCGAAGTGACCTACAAGCACAAAAGTATCTATGATGTTCTTCGGATGACCGTCGAAGAAGCGCGAGAATTTTTCAAGGACATTCCCGCGATTGCGGATCGCTTACAGACGCTCCTTGACGTGGGGCTTGGCTATCTCGAACTTGGACAGTCAGCGACGACGCTCTCGGGCGGAGAGGCGCAACGCATAAAAATTGCGAGCGAACTCTATCGCCCCAATCTTCAACGAACGATGTATCTTCTCGATGAGCCGACCGTCGGGCTCCATTATGAGGATGTGCGAAAGCTTATCGAAATTCTCGACCGGCTCGTCGAAAAGGGAAACACGGTCGTAACCATTGAACACAATATGGATATCTTGAAGAGCGCCGATTATATCCTCGATATCGGCCCCGAAGGTGGCGCAGGCGGTGGCTGCCTCGTTGGGAAAGGCACTCCCGAACAAGTCGCCAACAATCCGAAGTCACACACGGGCATATATTTGAAACGGGTGTTGAAACACGCGCGGTAA
- a CDS encoding type II secretion system protein produces the protein MKQNEYRQSGFTLIELLLYVGIASLLLFAASIILSILLESRIKNQTIAEVEGQGAAVLHILGQSVRNASGINSPSPGSSASMLSLAVDNSGNNPTVFNIELGALRVKEGSSGAINLTNSRVVVSNLSVANLSRSGTLGTVRIEFTVAAKNTSGRNAYSFSKTFATSATLRQ, from the coding sequence ATGAAACAAAATGAATATAGACAATCCGGGTTTACACTGATCGAGCTGCTTCTCTATGTTGGGATCGCTTCGTTATTGCTTTTTGCTGCATCGATCATCTTGTCAATATTGCTCGAATCGCGCATCAAGAATCAGACAATAGCTGAAGTTGAGGGGCAGGGCGCGGCAGTGTTACACATTCTTGGGCAATCGGTCCGAAATGCGAGTGGCATAAATTCGCCATCTCCCGGTTCAAGTGCTTCAATGCTCTCGCTTGCTGTTGATAATTCGGGAAATAATCCGACGGTGTTTAATATTGAGTTAGGCGCGCTTCGTGTGAAAGAGGGTTCATCCGGAGCGATCAATCTCACAAATAGTCGCGTTGTCGTGTCAAACTTATCGGTAGCTAATCTTTCTCGTTCGGGTACGCTGGGAACGGTTCGGATTGAGTTTACTGTGGCGGCAAAAAACACTTCCGGACGCAATGCCTATTCTTTTTCGAAAACATTTGCAACTTCGGCTACGCTGCGACAATAG
- a CDS encoding HAMP domain-containing protein: protein MNIRSQLFASYLALVLLGAGTWLFLIVEVKTLARTHEEYERMELNSFSDTTLSKHVGESQIFDESLKRVLDIVAVSVVTWSILSVVVIWRVSSRFTKPILELKLGMQRVSQGESSVRTTISSRDEFGELSEAFNRMAEELEGDRENIEKKVASRTAELERMNRIMMDRESKMIELKEKIRELEQHYGNIRGND from the coding sequence ATGAATATACGAAGCCAGCTGTTCGCAAGTTATCTTGCGCTCGTTCTCTTGGGTGCCGGGACGTGGCTCTTTCTTATTGTAGAAGTGAAGACTCTCGCTCGTACGCACGAGGAATATGAGAGGATGGAATTGAACTCGTTTTCGGATACGACGCTCTCCAAGCATGTCGGCGAGTCACAGATATTTGACGAATCGCTGAAACGAGTGCTTGATATCGTTGCGGTAAGCGTTGTGACATGGTCGATACTGTCAGTCGTCGTCATCTGGAGAGTGTCGTCTCGGTTTACGAAGCCGATTCTTGAGTTGAAACTGGGAATGCAAAGGGTTTCCCAGGGAGAATCTTCAGTGCGTACCACCATATCGTCACGTGATGAATTCGGAGAACTTTCGGAAGCATTTAATCGCATGGCGGAGGAACTCGAGGGAGATAGGGAAAACATAGAGAAGAAAGTGGCAAGTCGGACAGCGGAACTTGAACGGATGAACCGGATCATGATGGATCGCGAGTCTAAGATGATCGAATTGAAAGAGAAGATACGGGAACTTGAGCAACACTATGGGAATATACGCGGCAACGATTGA
- a CDS encoding type II secretion system F family protein, whose amino-acid sequence MSNATSASHRLFATVGLGKELDYLVENLSMLVSAGMPVSSALDAIAEETQSHRMKRAILSMRTDIESGLTLWAALERSGLFREHVVSLVRIGEESGRLVENLKVVSVEEEKDRLFRSKLRSAMTYPIFVLLVTAVVGIGIAWFILPKLALVFSQLKIALPWITKALISVGVFLNASGWKVLPAGSIVIAVLFYFAFFFPKTKVIGQYFLLFIPGVKQLISEVEMARFGFLLGTLLSAGIPVVKSLDSLVRATDSVPYRKLFLYLRNSIEAGNSFQKSFALLRRGDRRISRPIQQLIVAAERSGNLPETFLKIGSTYEGKADATTKNLTVILEPILLVLVWLGVVGVALAVILPIYSLVGGLNQNEDSTASMQSTTEQPLSVNSSPESPESGSLAEPQAIPETGAALSGETPNVLPVIRVQETNVGYLNVRDIPAASGALVGKVVPGDTLSYTEERDGWFSVVLPNGESGWVSGDYVERVTEQSP is encoded by the coding sequence ATGAGTAATGCAACATCGGCATCTCATCGCCTATTCGCCACGGTTGGATTGGGGAAGGAGTTGGATTATTTGGTTGAGAATTTGAGCATGCTTGTGTCGGCGGGTATGCCTGTTTCGAGCGCGCTTGATGCGATCGCCGAAGAAACGCAGTCTCATCGAATGAAACGCGCTATTCTCTCGATGCGCACTGATATCGAGAGCGGATTGACGCTCTGGGCAGCTTTGGAAAGAAGCGGATTGTTCCGAGAACATGTAGTATCGCTTGTCCGCATCGGCGAAGAATCCGGAAGGCTGGTTGAGAATCTGAAAGTAGTATCGGTTGAAGAAGAAAAAGATCGGCTTTTCCGTTCCAAACTTCGATCGGCAATGACGTATCCGATCTTTGTGCTCCTAGTGACAGCGGTTGTCGGTATCGGTATTGCATGGTTTATCTTGCCGAAACTCGCGTTGGTATTCTCACAGTTAAAGATTGCTCTTCCGTGGATCACCAAAGCACTGATTAGTGTGGGCGTGTTTCTGAATGCGTCCGGCTGGAAGGTGCTTCCAGCGGGGTCGATCGTGATTGCGGTACTTTTTTATTTCGCATTCTTCTTCCCGAAGACCAAGGTTATCGGACAGTACTTTCTGCTCTTCATTCCCGGAGTAAAGCAGTTGATATCGGAGGTTGAAATGGCGCGGTTCGGATTTCTTTTGGGGACGCTTCTTTCCGCGGGAATACCGGTGGTAAAGTCTCTTGACTCTTTAGTGAGAGCGACTGATTCTGTCCCGTACAGAAAACTTTTTCTGTATCTGCGTAATTCTATTGAAGCGGGAAACTCTTTTCAAAAAAGCTTTGCTTTGTTGCGTCGCGGAGACCGTCGAATATCTCGGCCTATTCAACAACTCATCGTTGCGGCTGAACGATCCGGAAATCTTCCGGAAACATTCTTGAAGATAGGATCGACGTACGAAGGCAAAGCGGATGCGACGACGAAAAATCTCACGGTTATTTTGGAGCCGATCCTATTGGTTCTCGTATGGCTCGGAGTGGTCGGAGTGGCGCTTGCGGTTATTCTTCCGATCTACAGTCTGGTAGGCGGACTCAACCAGAATGAAGATTCGACAGCGTCTATGCAGTCAACTACCGAACAGCCTCTCTCGGTCAATTCTTCTCCCGAATCCCCGGAAAGCGGATCGTTGGCCGAACCGCAAGCAATTCCAGAGACCGGTGCTGCATTGTCGGGAGAAACGCCCAATGTTCTGCCAGTGATTCGCGTGCAAGAAACGAATGTTGGATACTTGAATGTTCGCGATATCCCTGCGGCGTCGGGTGCGCTGGTGGGGAAGGTGGTTCCGGGCGATACGCTCTCGTATACGGAAGAACGGGATGGCTGGTTCTCGGTTGTCTTGCCGAATGGAGAGTCCGGCTGGGTGTCCGGAGATTATGTGGAAAGAGTAACTGAACAATCGCCATGA
- a CDS encoding response regulator: protein MGATKKILIIEDEKPLSRALELKLTHVGFETKTAVNGEEGLSLLQKESFDLVLTDLVMPKVDGFAVLSALKERGNTTPVIVLTNLSQAEDESRARTLGASGFLVKSDISVAEIVERIKYVFEEA from the coding sequence ATGGGTGCAACGAAAAAAATTCTTATTATAGAGGATGAGAAACCGTTGTCTCGGGCGTTGGAATTAAAACTGACGCATGTCGGATTTGAGACGAAAACCGCCGTGAACGGCGAAGAAGGGCTGTCTCTCTTGCAGAAGGAATCGTTCGATCTTGTTCTGACGGATTTGGTTATGCCGAAGGTGGATGGGTTTGCCGTGCTTTCGGCACTGAAGGAGCGAGGCAATACGACGCCGGTGATTGTATTGACCAATTTAAGCCAAGCGGAAGATGAGTCACGAGCGAGAACTCTTGGCGCATCGGGCTTTTTGGTAAAATCGGATATCTCTGTCGCTGAAATTGTCGAACGTATAAAGTACGTGTTCGAAGAGGCATGA
- a CDS encoding GIY-YIG nuclease family protein — translation MNIEMFENQYRKQLPDSPGVYFFVDEQGRILYIGKATSLRDRVKSYFMQDMLLTRGPKIVRMLELATDIKWQEADSALEALLLEANLIHKHRPPYNTDAKDDKSWNHVVITKEKFPRVLIERGRRLEDRISNAEEGSKNKEFGMKIRAMFGPFPSGGSLKEAVKIVRKIFPFRDTCTPFDNAASKEDAIKSARHASRRRRDVRGCFNSQIGLCPGVCTGDISAREYGKTIRNIILFFEGKKSTLVRMLEREMKSEARALRFERASEIKKTLFALSHIQDVALLKKSIFDISSSERSGESEGKQRIESYDVAHLGGTDTVGVMTVVENGKSNNQAYRKFILRGEARGNDLAALEEVLRRRFKHSEWGLPTLIVVDGSNLQRHVAEAVLRDFSIDIPIVSVLKDEHHRPKGVLGPRKERMAHQESILLANSEAHRFAISFHRKRRGRAFLRQ, via the coding sequence ATGAATATTGAAATGTTTGAAAATCAATATCGAAAACAGTTGCCCGACTCTCCGGGGGTGTATTTTTTCGTGGACGAACAGGGGCGGATACTGTATATCGGCAAGGCGACGTCGCTTCGGGATCGGGTGAAAAGTTATTTCATGCAAGACATGCTCCTGACACGCGGACCGAAAATTGTGCGGATGCTTGAACTTGCGACGGATATCAAATGGCAAGAAGCCGACTCGGCGCTCGAAGCACTGCTTCTTGAAGCAAATCTTATTCACAAGCATCGGCCGCCGTACAATACAGACGCGAAAGATGACAAGAGCTGGAATCATGTTGTGATCACGAAGGAGAAATTTCCGCGAGTGCTTATTGAACGCGGTAGAAGATTGGAAGATCGAATATCGAATGCGGAAGAGGGAAGTAAGAATAAAGAATTTGGAATGAAGATTCGGGCGATGTTCGGACCGTTCCCGAGCGGCGGGTCGCTCAAGGAGGCGGTGAAAATTGTGCGGAAAATTTTTCCGTTTCGGGATACTTGCACGCCGTTTGATAATGCTGCAAGCAAAGAAGATGCAATCAAATCTGCTCGTCATGCTTCTCGACGAAGGAGAGATGTGAGGGGGTGTTTTAACTCGCAAATAGGATTGTGCCCCGGCGTCTGCACGGGTGATATATCGGCGCGGGAATATGGCAAGACGATACGAAATATAATTTTGTTCTTCGAGGGGAAGAAATCGACTCTCGTGCGTATGCTGGAACGCGAAATGAAATCCGAGGCGAGAGCGCTTCGATTTGAGCGTGCAAGCGAAATTAAGAAAACGCTCTTTGCACTTTCGCATATTCAAGATGTGGCGCTTTTGAAGAAAAGCATATTCGATATTTCTTCGTCTGAGCGTTCCGGCGAATCGGAAGGAAAACAGAGAATAGAATCGTACGATGTGGCACACTTGGGCGGAACGGATACGGTTGGCGTGATGACAGTGGTGGAGAATGGAAAGTCCAACAATCAAGCATATCGGAAATTTATTCTTCGAGGTGAGGCGCGCGGAAATGATTTGGCGGCACTTGAAGAAGTATTGAGGCGCCGCTTCAAACACAGCGAGTGGGGATTGCCGACACTCATTGTCGTTGATGGGTCAAACCTTCAGAGACATGTAGCCGAAGCGGTATTGCGTGATTTTTCGATTGATATCCCGATTGTTTCTGTTCTGAAAGACGAGCATCATCGGCCAAAGGGGGTGCTCGGACCAAGAAAGGAGCGAATGGCTCATCAAGAATCCATACTCCTTGCCAATAGCGAGGCGCACCGATTTGCAATTTCTTTTCATCGGAAGCGCAGAGGACGGGCTTTCTTAAGACAGTGA
- the tadA gene encoding Flp pilus assembly complex ATPase component TadA: MDISAEDIKRILLEGSYVAQDDIRKTEIKAEARGISLTKLLLEEGLMSKDLLGQAIAESLGVSYSDLNSASVSPEQVRRIPEEIAKKYRAVVFSEKQDTVTIATDSPREEVMISEIAPIFTGKKIVTTYSLPEDIESLFIHYKKSLETRFSKILEDNSQVASGFLEEIFEDAVEFRASDIHFEPNESSVVIRFRIDGVLQNAGTLPKEYYDTLLNRIKVKSGLRIDEHFSAQDGSLRYGKGDGAVDMRVSIVPTVEGEKAVLRVLSSYIEGLSLADIGLSSENQEVLQTSAKKPFGMILVVGPTGSGKTTTLYSLLKLLNSPDANITTIEDPVEYKVRGINQIQVNARTNLTFAQGLRSIVRQDPDTILVGEIRDRETAEIAVNAALTGHLLLSTFHANDAATALPRLVDMGIESFLLASTLDIIVAQRLVRKICAACRSGVSASVLSGKLGAVSRSVLTTYFPEESATFYEGKGCALCSGTGYKGRTALFECIRITPAMQDLIVKKPSTQEIWKLAREEGSLSLFEDGVLKVKNGITTAEELFRVAEPPNV, encoded by the coding sequence ATGGATATCAGTGCGGAGGACATCAAGAGGATTCTTCTCGAGGGGAGTTATGTGGCGCAGGACGATATTCGGAAGACAGAAATAAAAGCGGAGGCTCGGGGAATTTCTCTGACGAAGCTTCTCTTAGAGGAGGGATTGATGAGCAAGGATCTTTTGGGACAGGCGATTGCCGAATCGCTCGGTGTGTCGTATTCCGATTTGAATTCCGCATCTGTCTCACCGGAGCAGGTGAGGCGAATTCCCGAAGAGATTGCAAAGAAATATCGCGCGGTTGTTTTTTCCGAAAAACAAGACACTGTTACCATTGCAACAGATTCTCCTCGAGAAGAGGTGATGATTTCAGAGATTGCCCCGATTTTTACTGGCAAGAAAATTGTTACAACTTATTCACTTCCGGAGGACATCGAGTCACTTTTTATTCATTACAAGAAATCGCTCGAGACGCGCTTCTCAAAGATTCTTGAAGATAATAGCCAGGTTGCTTCGGGATTTCTGGAGGAGATATTCGAAGATGCGGTTGAGTTTCGGGCATCGGATATTCATTTTGAGCCGAATGAGAGTAGTGTGGTTATTCGGTTTCGTATCGATGGCGTCTTGCAAAATGCCGGAACGCTTCCGAAAGAATACTACGATACGCTATTGAATCGAATCAAGGTGAAGAGCGGTTTGCGTATCGACGAGCACTTCTCGGCACAGGACGGATCGCTACGGTATGGAAAAGGCGATGGAGCGGTTGATATGCGGGTCTCGATTGTCCCGACTGTCGAGGGAGAAAAAGCAGTGTTGAGAGTGCTCTCTTCCTATATTGAGGGGCTCTCGTTGGCAGATATCGGTCTTTCTTCCGAGAATCAGGAAGTGTTGCAAACGTCTGCCAAGAAGCCGTTCGGCATGATCTTGGTCGTGGGACCGACGGGAAGCGGGAAGACAACGACGCTGTATTCATTGCTGAAACTTCTGAATAGCCCCGATGCGAACATTACCACTATCGAAGATCCGGTCGAATACAAAGTGAGAGGAATAAATCAGATTCAAGTGAATGCGCGAACGAACTTGACATTTGCTCAGGGCTTGCGTTCGATTGTCCGTCAAGATCCCGATACGATTCTTGTGGGGGAGATACGTGATCGGGAAACAGCGGAAATCGCAGTGAATGCGGCACTCACCGGACATTTGCTTCTCTCAACCTTTCACGCGAATGATGCAGCGACAGCACTCCCTCGGCTGGTTGATATGGGCATTGAATCGTTTCTCTTAGCCTCGACGCTTGATATCATCGTAGCGCAACGTTTGGTACGAAAGATATGTGCGGCATGCCGATCGGGAGTTTCGGCGTCTGTTCTCAGTGGAAAGCTCGGCGCGGTATCTCGGTCTGTTTTGACGACATATTTCCCTGAGGAGTCGGCCACATTTTATGAAGGAAAGGGATGCGCTCTGTGTAGCGGCACGGGATATAAAGGGCGAACGGCGCTTTTTGAATGCATACGTATCACGCCTGCCATGCAGGATCTTATTGTGAAAAAACCGTCGACGCAAGAAATATGGAAGTTGGCAAGAGAGGAAGGTTCACTTTCCTTGTTTGAAGACGGCGTCCTTAAGGTGAAGAATGGCATTACTACTGCAGAGGAGTTGTTCCGTGTCGCTGAGCCGCCAAATGTATGA